In the genome of Leucobacter luti, one region contains:
- a CDS encoding DMT family transporter, whose product MSSSSNTRRFTRAATIRAMVLVLIGSLGMQFSAVIAVGLFPAFGVLGTSSVRMLVAAVILLLIFRPRLRGRSRREWAGIVLYGVAMAAMNAFLYLAFDRLPLGVATTIDFLGPCLVALLASRRAREGALALVALLGVALIAGFGGALDPLGLVFAALAGAAFGLYTLLAASVGQSEGGLPSVALSVTIAAVLTLPFSVPTLPLIRAEHLVPLVASALLGTALAFTVDTIAGRLTSARVLGVFFAFDPVVGTILGAVFLGQLLTPLALTGVVLIVAAGAGIVWFSGGHGPAADPPLTDSEHPA is encoded by the coding sequence ATGAGCTCATCGTCGAATACCCGCCGGTTCACCCGCGCCGCAACGATTCGCGCAATGGTGCTGGTGCTGATCGGCTCACTGGGAATGCAGTTTTCCGCCGTGATCGCCGTGGGACTCTTCCCGGCATTCGGAGTGCTCGGCACGAGTTCAGTTCGCATGCTGGTCGCAGCCGTGATCCTCCTCCTCATTTTTCGGCCACGGCTGCGCGGGCGCTCACGTCGCGAGTGGGCGGGGATCGTGCTCTACGGCGTCGCGATGGCCGCCATGAATGCGTTCCTGTACCTCGCGTTTGATCGCCTTCCGCTCGGGGTCGCGACCACGATCGACTTCCTCGGCCCATGCCTGGTTGCTTTGCTCGCTTCGCGCCGCGCTCGGGAGGGGGCGCTGGCGCTTGTTGCGCTGCTGGGAGTTGCGTTGATCGCGGGCTTCGGGGGTGCGCTGGATCCGCTTGGCCTGGTGTTTGCCGCCCTTGCTGGTGCGGCGTTCGGGCTGTACACGCTGCTCGCCGCGAGTGTCGGGCAGTCTGAGGGCGGGCTGCCGAGCGTGGCGCTCTCGGTGACGATCGCGGCGGTCTTGACGTTGCCGTTTTCGGTGCCAACGCTGCCGCTGATCCGAGCTGAACACTTGGTGCCGCTCGTGGCGTCTGCGCTCCTCGGCACCGCGCTCGCTTTTACCGTGGACACGATCGCAGGGAGGCTCACTTCTGCGCGCGTGCTCGGCGTCTTCTTCGCGTTTGACCCAGTCGTTGGCACGATTCTTGGTGCAGTCTTCCTTGGTCAACTTTTGACGCCGCTCGCGCTCACCGGTGTGGTGCTGATTGTCGCGGCGGGCGCGGGGATTGTATGGTTCTCCGGTGGACACGGTCCTGCCGCCGATCCGCCGCTGACTGATTCGGAGCACCCGGCGTAA
- a CDS encoding CYTH domain-containing protein, which produces MTSEAGVEALEIERKYEVAVDAHLPTAERFARAGFSATEPVIFHLAAQYFDTPDEALARAGIAVRVRTGGSDAGWHVKRREPGECGNCTGRLPPRCPQACWTSCVRGSGRSPNRWRLVQH; this is translated from the coding sequence GTGACATCAGAAGCAGGGGTCGAAGCGCTCGAGATCGAGCGGAAGTACGAGGTTGCTGTTGACGCGCACCTCCCCACAGCGGAGCGCTTCGCACGAGCAGGCTTTTCGGCCACGGAGCCCGTGATCTTTCACCTGGCCGCACAGTACTTCGATACGCCAGATGAGGCGCTTGCGCGTGCGGGCATTGCCGTGCGGGTGCGCACGGGCGGGTCTGATGCCGGGTGGCACGTGAAGCGACGCGAGCCAGGGGAGTGCGGGAACTGCACTGGCCGGTTGCCTCCCAGATGCCCGCAGGCCTGCTGGACGAGCTGCGTGCGCGGGTCGGGGAGGTCGCCGAACAGGTGGCGCCTCGTGCAACACTGA
- a CDS encoding sensor histidine kinase, with protein sequence MSIVNAPLPHSGQGATRPAVRAMQIGQHVIAAALTTIGVVRAIGDGVAFPVALICGLAILGWHTAGTLLPTRARSHTVTVAWLVGLAVLWGAAVAVSAEFVWLAFLLWLLAGHLLPGWWALVFSALVFGVVAIAPLLHDGVTSYANVFGPLIGGVFALGISRGYLELLRDADERERLVASLTRAQTEMSELQDELARAQRHSGAVAERTRIARDIHDTVAQSLSSIRLLAHAEREQPELSGAVQALVQVETLASDSLTDVRRIIAALSPAELDDDALGTALRRLLVSFGAETGIRAEIHIDESLPQLPMAAEVALLRTAQSALANVRLHSGAQRVVLSLIDAGDAVRLDLIDDGHGFDAATWERTDPAASSSYGLRFMRERLRELGGGLDVESTPGDGTALSAHLPLAQGEDAPPASSATRQSFGLETS encoded by the coding sequence ATGAGTATCGTGAACGCGCCGCTGCCGCACTCAGGCCAGGGCGCCACGAGGCCAGCCGTGCGGGCCATGCAGATCGGCCAGCACGTGATCGCGGCGGCCCTCACCACGATCGGAGTGGTGCGCGCGATCGGTGACGGTGTCGCGTTTCCTGTCGCGCTGATCTGTGGCCTCGCAATTCTGGGCTGGCACACCGCTGGCACGCTGTTGCCCACGCGAGCGCGGTCACACACTGTGACTGTGGCCTGGCTCGTGGGCCTCGCCGTACTGTGGGGCGCGGCCGTTGCGGTCTCAGCTGAGTTTGTGTGGCTCGCGTTCCTGCTCTGGCTCTTGGCCGGGCACCTGCTGCCCGGCTGGTGGGCACTCGTGTTCTCCGCTCTCGTGTTCGGCGTTGTCGCCATCGCGCCGCTGCTGCACGACGGGGTGACGAGCTATGCGAATGTGTTCGGCCCGCTGATCGGTGGGGTCTTCGCGCTCGGGATCTCCCGCGGCTACCTCGAACTACTGCGCGACGCTGACGAGCGCGAGCGGCTCGTGGCGTCGCTGACCCGCGCACAGACTGAGATGTCAGAGCTCCAGGATGAACTCGCCCGCGCGCAACGACACTCGGGCGCGGTTGCGGAGCGCACCCGCATTGCGCGCGACATCCACGACACCGTCGCACAGTCGCTCTCCTCGATCCGGCTCCTCGCACATGCCGAGCGCGAACAGCCGGAACTCAGCGGGGCCGTGCAGGCGCTCGTACAGGTCGAAACTCTCGCCAGTGACAGTCTCACGGATGTTCGCAGGATTATCGCAGCGCTGTCGCCCGCAGAGCTCGACGACGATGCGCTGGGCACCGCGCTCCGGCGCCTCCTTGTGTCATTCGGAGCCGAAACGGGGATACGGGCCGAGATTCATATTGATGAATCGTTGCCGCAGCTTCCCATGGCGGCCGAGGTGGCTCTGCTGCGCACGGCGCAGTCGGCGCTCGCCAACGTGCGGCTGCACTCCGGGGCCCAGCGCGTCGTGCTCAGCCTGATTGATGCTGGCGACGCCGTACGACTCGATCTCATTGATGACGGTCATGGCTTTGATGCTGCCACGTGGGAGCGCACAGATCCGGCCGCCTCCTCCAGCTATGGGCTGCGCTTCATGCGCGAGCGGTTGCGCGAGCTGGGCGGTGGACTCGACGTGGAAAGCACGCCGGGTGATGGCACCGCGCTCTCCGCGCATCTGCCACTGGCCCAGGGTGAAGATGCACCCCCGGCATCGTCTGCCACGCGCCAGTCCTTCGGCTTGGAGACCTCATGA
- a CDS encoding HPP family protein has product MSKGSQSGKTGGAGMSRKSRERGASQPSPQARRKQIIVGIIMGAVMGIVIGAITQFWLWLPAGLALGLATGAIMKPPAE; this is encoded by the coding sequence ATGAGCAAGGGATCACAGTCCGGGAAGACCGGCGGCGCTGGCATGTCGCGGAAGAGCCGCGAGCGGGGCGCGTCCCAGCCATCGCCGCAGGCACGACGCAAGCAGATCATCGTCGGAATCATCATGGGCGCCGTGATGGGGATCGTCATCGGAGCGATTACGCAGTTCTGGTTGTGGCTTCCTGCGGGGCTCGCTCTCGGGTTGGCGACCGGCGCGATCATGAAGCCGCCAGCTGAGTAG
- a CDS encoding FAD-binding oxidoreductase: MHSTIFETHRPAAKIVEDALADTKLGCFWTDDVAGHAAKYPALPGDTRVDDAVVGGGYAGLWTAIKLKTEHPERRVILLEAVRIGWAASGRNGGFCEASITHGEPNAEARWPEETGTLRRLGFENLDAIEQFIAEHQLDVDFERTGQLSVANAPHQVDWLGESDDPSVVTLDAAEVQQRIASPTFLGGEFSPHENANLHPAKLAAELARHAASLGVEIHEQTPVKRLEGGSDTPIQLTTERGTVTAERVALCTNVFPSLLKRYRFHTVPVYDYVLMTEPLTDEQLESIGWTGREGLADMANQFHYSRLTKDNRILWGGYDAVYFAGGRINPEHEDRVESHRKLASHFFTTFPQLAGVRFTHRWAGVIDTSTRFCAFFGQAHGGRVQYVAGFTGLGVGATHFAADVLVDRLEGRVTERTELKMVQDVPLPFPPEPAASIGINLTRWALDRADHNEGKRNVLLKTLDALGLGFDS; the protein is encoded by the coding sequence ATGCACTCCACCATTTTTGAAACACACCGACCGGCCGCGAAGATCGTCGAAGACGCGCTCGCAGATACCAAGCTCGGCTGCTTCTGGACCGACGATGTCGCCGGTCACGCGGCGAAGTATCCGGCGCTTCCTGGCGATACCCGCGTCGACGACGCCGTCGTCGGGGGCGGGTACGCCGGGCTCTGGACCGCCATCAAGCTGAAGACTGAACACCCCGAACGGCGCGTGATCCTGCTCGAAGCTGTGCGCATTGGCTGGGCAGCTTCCGGTCGCAACGGCGGTTTCTGCGAGGCGAGTATCACCCACGGTGAGCCCAACGCTGAGGCGCGCTGGCCGGAGGAGACCGGCACGCTGCGCCGGCTCGGCTTTGAGAACCTCGATGCGATCGAGCAGTTCATCGCAGAGCATCAGCTCGACGTCGATTTTGAACGCACGGGCCAGCTGTCCGTCGCGAACGCACCGCACCAGGTTGACTGGCTCGGTGAGAGTGACGACCCGTCAGTCGTGACGCTTGATGCTGCCGAGGTGCAGCAGAGGATCGCCTCGCCCACGTTCCTCGGCGGCGAGTTCTCGCCCCACGAAAACGCAAACCTTCACCCGGCCAAACTTGCCGCAGAGCTGGCTCGCCACGCGGCCAGCCTCGGTGTCGAGATCCATGAACAGACTCCGGTGAAGCGCCTCGAAGGTGGATCAGACACTCCGATCCAACTCACCACTGAGCGCGGCACCGTCACCGCTGAGCGCGTCGCACTCTGTACGAATGTGTTTCCTTCGTTGCTCAAGCGCTACCGTTTCCACACGGTCCCGGTATACGACTATGTGTTGATGACCGAGCCGCTGACGGACGAGCAGCTCGAATCGATTGGGTGGACGGGACGCGAAGGCCTCGCTGATATGGCGAACCAATTCCACTACTCGCGCCTCACGAAAGACAACCGGATCCTCTGGGGTGGGTACGACGCAGTGTATTTTGCGGGCGGTCGAATCAATCCGGAGCACGAGGATCGGGTGGAAAGCCACCGCAAGCTCGCCAGCCACTTCTTCACCACGTTCCCGCAGCTCGCCGGTGTGCGCTTCACCCACCGCTGGGCCGGCGTCATTGATACGAGCACGCGATTCTGCGCATTCTTCGGACAGGCGCACGGCGGTCGAGTGCAGTACGTCGCTGGCTTCACCGGGCTCGGAGTCGGGGCGACCCACTTCGCCGCCGATGTGCTCGTGGACCGGCTCGAGGGTCGTGTCACTGAGCGCACCGAGCTCAAGATGGTGCAGGACGTCCCGCTGCCATTCCCGCCAGAGCCAGCCGCATCGATCGGAATCAACCTGACGCGCTGGGCGCTCGACCGGGCCGACCACAATGAGGGCAAGCGCAATGTGCTCCTGAAAACACTCGACGCGCTCGGTCTGGGGTTCGACTCATGA
- a CDS encoding response regulator transcription factor, which translates to MSVTVLLIDDHPVVRTGLRAVLDADERINVVGEAATGEEGITLTEHLRPDVVLCDLRLGDGIDGIQVTALLRSLDPAPAVLILTTFDRTAEILGAIEAGAAGYLLKDMAPEAIIDAVQRTARGETVLAPELATRVVQGMRNPLPRLTARELEVLRLLATGATNREISRTLFVTEATVKSHLAHIFTKLGVDTRARAIHVAQETGVL; encoded by the coding sequence ATGAGCGTGACCGTGCTGCTGATCGACGACCACCCCGTCGTGCGCACGGGGTTGCGCGCAGTGCTCGATGCCGACGAGCGCATCAACGTGGTCGGAGAGGCAGCCACAGGCGAAGAGGGCATCACACTCACGGAGCACTTGCGACCCGATGTGGTGCTATGCGACCTCCGGCTGGGCGACGGCATAGATGGGATTCAGGTGACCGCTCTGCTGCGCTCCCTCGATCCAGCACCCGCTGTTCTGATCCTGACCACCTTTGACCGCACCGCAGAGATTCTGGGCGCGATCGAGGCTGGAGCAGCCGGCTATCTCCTCAAAGATATGGCACCGGAGGCCATCATCGACGCCGTGCAGCGCACCGCACGCGGGGAGACTGTGCTCGCACCGGAGCTCGCAACGCGTGTGGTCCAAGGGATGCGAAACCCACTTCCCCGGCTCACCGCGCGTGAGCTTGAAGTGCTCCGGCTCCTCGCAACCGGAGCAACAAACCGTGAGATCTCACGAACCCTGTTCGTCACCGAAGCAACTGTGAAGAGTCACCTCGCGCACATTTTCACCAAGCTCGGCGTTGACACACGCGCCCGCGCGATTCACGTGGCCCAGGAGACCGGGGTGTTGTAG